In Mus musculus strain C57BL/6J chromosome 9, GRCm38.p6 C57BL/6J, one genomic interval encodes:
- the Ccr2 gene encoding C-C chemokine receptor type 2 isoform X1: protein MEDNNMLPQFIHGILSTSHSLFTRSIQELDEGATTPYDYDDGEPCHKTSVKQIGAWILPPLYSLVFIFGFVGNMLVIIILIGCKKLKSMTDIYLLNLAISDLLFLLTLPFWAHYAANEWVFGNIMCKVFTGLYHIGYFGGIFFIILLTIDRYLAIVHAVFALKARTVTFGVITSVVTWVVAVFASLPGIIFTKSKQDDHHYTCGPYFTQLWKNFQTIMRNILSLILPLLVMVICYSGILHTLFRCRNEKKRHRAVRLIFAIMIVYFLFWTPYNIVLFLTTFQESLGMSNCVIDKHLDQAMQVTETLGMTHCCINPVIYAFVGEKFRRYLSIFFRKHIAKRLCKQCPVFYRETADRVSSTFTPSTGEQEVSVGL, encoded by the coding sequence ATGGAAGACAATAATATGTTACCTCAGTTCATCCACGGCATACTATCAACATCTCATTCTCTATTTACACGAAGTATCCAAGAGCTTGATGAAGGGGCCACCACACCGTATGACTACGATGATGGTGAGCCTTGTCATAAAACCAGTGTGAAGCAAATTGGAGCTTGGATCCTGCCTCCACTCTACTCCCTGGTATTCATCTTTGGTTTTGTGGGCAACATGTTGGtcattataattctgataggctgtAAAAAGCTGAAGAGCATGACTGATATCTATCTGCTCAACTTGGCCATCTCTGACCTGCTCTTCCTGCTCACATTACCATTCTGGGCTCACTATGCTGCAAATGAGTGGGTCTTTGGGAATATAATGTGTAAAGTATTCACAGGGCTCTATCACATTGGTTATTTTGGTGGAATCTTTTTCATTATCCTCCTGACAATTGATAGGTACTTGGCTATTGTTCATGCTGTGTTTGCTTTAAAAGCCAGGACAGTTACCTTTGGGGTGATAACAAGTGTAGTCACTTGGGTGGTGGCTGTGTTTGCCTCTCTACCAGGAATCATATTTACTAAATCCAAACAAGATGATCACCATTACACCTGTGGCCCTTATTTTACACAACTATGGAAGAATTTCCAAACAATAATGAGAAATATCTTGAGCCTGATCCTGCCTCTACTTGTCATGGTCATCTGCTACTCAGGAATTCTCCACACCCTGTTTCGCTGTAGGAATGAGAAGAAGAGGCACAGGGCTGTGAGGCTCATCTTTGCCATCATGATTGTCTACtttctcttctggactccatacaATATTGTTCTCTTCTTGACCACCTTCCAGGAATCCTTGGGAATGAGTAACTGTGTGATTGACAAGCACTTAGACCAGGCCATGCAGGTGACAGAGACTCTTGGAATGACACACTGCTGCATTAATCCTGTCATTTATGCCTTTGTTGGAGAGAAGTTCCGAAGGTATCTCTCCATATTTTTCAGAAAGCACATTGCTAAACGTCTCTGCAAACAGTGCCCAGTTTTCTATAGGGAGACAGCAGATCGAGTGAGCTCTACATTCACTCCTTCCACTGGGGAGCAAGAGGTCTCGGTTGGGTTGTAA